One window from the genome of Oryza glaberrima chromosome 3, OglaRS2, whole genome shotgun sequence encodes:
- the LOC127766679 gene encoding uncharacterized protein LOC127766679, which yields MAAAAGWLRRAAAAAAAPRLPSGLPILPTPPPAPLTEAQSFVLPGIGAAVAGGMELMAVPKKKVSKYKKGLRNGPKALKPVPVIVRCRCCGRVKLPHFYCCSGEKGNPGDSSS from the exons atggcggcggcggcgggttggctccggcgagcggcagcggcagcggcggcgcctcgcCTGCCTTCAGGCCTTCCTATACTACCTACTCCCCCTCCAGCCCCTCTCACAGAGGCCCAATCGTTCGTGCTCCCGGGCataggcgccgccgtcgccggcggcatggAGCTCATGGCCGTTCCCAAGAAAAAG GTCTCAAAATACAAGAAGGGTTTGAGGAATGGACCGAAAGCATTGAAGCCGGTTCCAGTGATTGTCCGTTGCAG GTGCTGTGGCCGAGTGAAGCTGCCCCACTTCTACTGCTGTAGCGGAGAAAAAGGGAACCCCGGCGACTCAAGCTCATAA